Genomic window (Streptomyces yatensis):
GCTCGGCGCCCTGCACACCATCGGCTACGACGGCTACCTCGCCGCCGAATGCCGCCTCACCGGCGAGCCCCTCGAAGCGGTCCGCTCCATCCCCGCGTTCCTGCGGGGGTCCGGCGCGTGACCGTAACTCTGGCCGGACCCGCGCCCACCGCGGCCGCAGCCCTGACACTGCGGCGCGGTGCGGCGCGGGTCCTCATCGAGCACTGGACCGGCGCCTCCACCGTTCCCTCCCGCACCCTCTACCCCCACCAGTGGAGCTGGGACTCCGCCTTCATCGCCATCGGGCTGCGCCACCTCTCGGCCCGCCGCGCCCAGCGGGAACTCGAATCCCTCCTGGCCGGGCAGTGGGCCGACGGACGCATCCCGCACATCGTCTTCAACCCCGCCGTGCCGCACGACGCCTACTTCCCCAGCCCCGACTTCTGGCAGTCCTCCCACGCCGGCCGGGCGGCCGGCGCACCGGCGGCACCCGAGACCTCGGGCATCGTCCAGCCACCGGTGCACGCCCTGGCGGCCTGGCTCGTACACCGGGCGGATCCCGCCGAGTCCCGGCGGCGGGGCTTCCTGCCCCGCGTCTATCCGCGGCTCGTCGCCTGGCACGACTACCTCCGCGCCCGACGAGACCTGGCAGGAGCGGGACTTGCGGCCATCGTGCACCCGTGGGAGCCCGGCATGGACAACAGCCCCTGCTGGGACGAGGCCCTGCGCCGCGTCGACCCGGCCCCGCCCGATGCCTTCCACCGCGCCGACCTGGCCCAAGGCCACCCCGCCGACCGGCCGACCGACCTGGACTACGGGCGCTATGTGCGGCTGGCGACCGACTACCGGCAGGCCCACTACGACGACCGGACGGCCCGGCACCGCTTCGCCGTCGAGGACCCCTGCTTCAACGCCCTGCTGATCGCCAGCGAGCTGGCTCTCGCCGGGATGGCCCGCGACCTGGGTACGGCCGACGCACCGCACACCGCGCGCGCCGACGAGCTCACCCGGCAGCTCGTCACCCGGCTGTGGGACGACACCGCCGGTCTGTTCCGCGTCCGCGACCTGGTCACCGACACCCTCGTCGACGAGCGCGCCGTCACCGGTCTGGTCCCGCTCATCGTTCCGCGGCTGCCGCCCGACCTGGTCGAGCGGCTTCGGGACACGCTCGGCGGCCCGCACTTCAGGGCACCGTCCTCGCGCCTGGTCCCCAGCTACGACCTGACCGGCCCGGCCTTCGACGCCAAGCGCTACTGGCGCGGCCCGGCCTGGTTCAACACCGCCTGGCTGATCCAGCGCGGCCTGCGCACCCACCGCCTGTGGGCGGACGCCGACCGCCTGCGGCACGGCATCCTCGCGGAGGCGGGACGGTCGGGGTTCGCCGAATACGTCGACCCCACCACGGGCGCCGCACGCGGCGCGCGGCCCTTCTCGTGGACCGCGGCCCTCACGTTCGACCTGCTGTGCGCCGACCCCGAGGAGTCCACGCCATGACCGCGGACCACCGCGTCCAGCTGGTGCGCGACGCCACGTTCGCCCACTTGGAGGCCGACGGGGGCATCAGCGGCACCCGCGGCACCACACCCGACGGTCTGTTCCTGCGCGACGCCCGCCACCTCAGCCGCTGGCAGCTGACCGTCGACGGCACCAGCCCCACCACCCTGGTGCCCGCCGCGGCCGAGGCGGACCACACCGCCGCATGTGTCCTGACCCCCCAGGGCACCCGGGACCAGCCGCCCGCCTACACCGTCTTCCGCCGGCAGAGCGTCACCGCGGGCACCTTCACCGAGCACCTGCGGCTGGTCAACAACCGCCCCGGCCCGGTCACCGCCCGCATCGAGCTCACCGTCGACGCCGACTTCGCCGACCTGTTCGAGCTACGCGCCGACGACCGCCACTACGCCAAGCCCGACGGCCGGCACGAGACCCACACCACGGACGACGGGCTCCGCTTCGACTACCGGCGCGCCGACTGGCACGCCCGGACCACCCTCGACTGCCGCCCCGCGCCCGACGCCGTCGACAGCCCGCGGGACGCGCCGCGGCCCACCGCGCGCGCCCTCACCTGGCAGCTGCCACTGGACGGACACGGCGAAGCC
Coding sequences:
- a CDS encoding MGH1-like glycoside hydrolase domain-containing protein; translation: MPPHRRAPRSGPLHPRVPAGVRRVTVTLAGPAPTAAAALTLRRGAARVLIEHWTGASTVPSRTLYPHQWSWDSAFIAIGLRHLSARRAQRELESLLAGQWADGRIPHIVFNPAVPHDAYFPSPDFWQSSHAGRAAGAPAAPETSGIVQPPVHALAAWLVHRADPAESRRRGFLPRVYPRLVAWHDYLRARRDLAGAGLAAIVHPWEPGMDNSPCWDEALRRVDPAPPDAFHRADLAQGHPADRPTDLDYGRYVRLATDYRQAHYDDRTARHRFAVEDPCFNALLIASELALAGMARDLGTADAPHTARADELTRQLVTRLWDDTAGLFRVRDLVTDTLVDERAVTGLVPLIVPRLPPDLVERLRDTLGGPHFRAPSSRLVPSYDLTGPAFDAKRYWRGPAWFNTAWLIQRGLRTHRLWADADRLRHGILAEAGRSGFAEYVDPTTGAARGARPFSWTAALTFDLLCADPEESTP